A region from the Kribbella shirazensis genome encodes:
- a CDS encoding DUF4349 domain-containing protein, producing MAVVGVMVLAGCSGSGSDTATSGAPARQDSGEAAGNAKPQEPAAGKSESAGGDSRDEPTITRAIIKTGSLTVEGENVSDLRQKAVTAITSLNGQVASEDTGSNSDGTITRSNLVLKVPTKSFETAIQRLSDLGKRLQIHQESSDVTEQVVDVASRIQSQRASLDRMRALMAKANTIGEIVNVESELTRREADLESLLAKQKNLALQTELATLTLTLTEKGKPPVKTEEEPDKGFVAGLKSGWNAFTAAFSAIATAVGALLPFLILLAIIAVPLWRFRHKLRRQPAMQPTMPPPAPNSGQ from the coding sequence ATGGCTGTGGTAGGGGTCATGGTGCTCGCCGGATGCAGTGGCTCCGGCAGCGACACCGCGACCAGCGGGGCTCCCGCGCGGCAGGACTCCGGTGAGGCGGCCGGGAACGCGAAACCGCAGGAACCCGCGGCCGGCAAGTCGGAGTCGGCCGGCGGCGACAGCCGGGACGAGCCGACGATCACGCGGGCGATCATCAAGACCGGTTCGCTGACCGTCGAGGGCGAGAACGTCTCCGACCTGCGGCAGAAGGCCGTCACCGCGATCACCTCCCTGAACGGGCAGGTCGCGTCCGAGGACACCGGCAGCAACTCCGACGGCACCATCACCCGGTCGAACCTCGTCCTCAAGGTGCCGACCAAGTCGTTCGAGACCGCGATCCAGCGGCTCTCCGACCTCGGCAAGCGGCTGCAGATCCATCAGGAGTCGTCCGACGTCACCGAGCAGGTCGTGGACGTCGCCAGCCGGATCCAGTCGCAGCGCGCCAGCCTGGACCGGATGCGCGCGCTGATGGCGAAGGCCAACACGATCGGCGAGATCGTCAACGTCGAGAGCGAACTCACCCGCCGCGAGGCCGACCTGGAATCCCTGCTGGCCAAGCAGAAGAACCTCGCACTACAGACCGAGCTGGCGACGCTCACCCTGACGCTGACCGAGAAGGGCAAGCCGCCGGTGAAGACCGAGGAGGAGCCCGACAAGGGCTTCGTGGCCGGTCTGAAGAGCGGCTGGAACGCGTTCACCGCGGCGTTCTCCGCCATCGCGACGGCGGTCGGCGCGCTGCTGCCGTTCCTGATCCTGCTCGCGATCATCGCCGTACCGCTGTGGCGTTTCCGGCACAAGCTGCGTCGGCAGCCGGCGATGCAGCCGACGATGCCGCCACCGGCGCCCAACAGCGGTCAGTGA